The following proteins are encoded in a genomic region of Solea senegalensis isolate Sse05_10M linkage group LG5, IFAPA_SoseM_1, whole genome shotgun sequence:
- the LOC122769030 gene encoding eosinophil peroxidase-like: protein MNRLLCLLAAGLYLCLQGHVNAEGRLSLSFIQDAVRTARATVDEAYEYSRKESVGRVKRNAAKPSDVLRLLKQPAGLTRSAVRAADYMHVTLSFIHGSLARRSKRSINATDLITEDDLEVIAGLTGCSPRHRVPSCMTTPDLDKYRTASSVCNNRKDTRRGAANTPFTRWLPAEYQDKITQPKGWSKGRKINRNRLPLVREVSNQILRSANEDVESDPLYTHLVTIFGQWTDHDLTFTPHSPVIRSFSNGIDCEKTCERSEPCFPIQIPKSDSKSEKCMPFFRSAAGCGSANTGHLFGGRTVRQQMNSLTAFIDVGQVYGSDETKARFLRNLTADDGLLKVNTEHSDNGRELLPFANMSANMCATRAHMTGNSSVEEVPCFLAGDERSNENIALTTLHTLMLREHNRLARALSALNPHWNGETIYQEARKIMGAFFQVITFRDYLFHIVGPDFIARQLSTYPGYDENVDPSIANVFATAAYRFAHLMVQPFMFRLNENYEEHRDFPSPLLHRAFFAPWRIIFEGGLDPILRGLVGRRAKLNTQEHMMPDELRDKLFKFSSELALDLGALNMQRGRDHGLAGYNKWRGFCGLSKPKNRAELAEVMNNTVLADKLMDLYGTVENIDVWLGGVAEPFVNGGRVGPLFACLIATQFQRIRQGDRMWWENDGVFTDAQRRSLRDTSLARIICDNTGITDVPTRPFQYRPRGTGYNQCKDIPAFDLSPWKDNKSSSGSRESEAKRSPVVAAPMHKEVKVAFSVRLGNNFPEAGKPIPFHEEIYNGQKSYNIETGIFTCKEPGVYEFQFHCMIYQNAGNVDLMHNGKLVLHSFTTRQSGYITASGNVYIKLKQGDEVFLLANYGGNGLTSDSFFSGHLLFTE, encoded by the exons ATGAATCGTCTCCTGTGTCTGCTGGCTGCGGGTCTTTACCTGTGCTTGCAAGGCCACGTGAATGCTG AGGGCCGCTTGAGCCTCAGTTTTATCCAGGACGCTGTGAGGACAGCAAGGGCCACCGTGGACGAGGCCTATGAATACTCCAGAAAAGA gAGCGTTGGCCGCGTGAAGAGGAATGCAGCCAAACCCTCGGACGTGCTGCGGCTGTTGAAACAGCCCGCTGGTCTGACCCGCAGTGCCGTCCGTGCCGCAGACTACATGCACGTCACTCTGTCATTCATCCACGGATCTTTGGCACGGCGGTCAAAACGCTCCATCAACGCCACAG atctgatcacagaagACGACCTGGAGGTCATCGCCGGTCTGACCGGTTGCTCGCCCCGACACCGTGTCCCTTCCTGCATGACCACTCCCGATTTAGACAAGTATCGCACAGCCAGCAGCGTCTGCAACAACAG aAAAGACACTCGGAGGGGAGCTGCCAACACACCGTTCACCCGTTGGCTCCCTGCTGAGTATCAAGATAAAATCACCCAGCCCAAAGGTTGGAGCAAGGGGCGTAAAATCAACAGGAACAGACTTCCATTG GTGAGGGAAGTGTCGAACCAGATCCTGCGCTCCGCCAACGAAGATGTGGAGAGCGACCCGCTCTACACTCACCTGGTGACCATCTTCGGCCAGTGGACTGACCACGACTTGACCTTCACTCCTCACTCTCCCGTCATCCGTTCGTTCAGCAACGGGATTGACTGTGAGAAGACGTGCGAACGCTCAGAGCCCTGCTTCCCCATCCAG ATTCCCAAGTCAGACAGCAAGTCAGAAAAATGCATGCCCTTCTTCCGCTCAGCAGCAGGTTGTGGTTCCGCCAACACAGGTCACCTCTTTGGCGGGAGGACTGTCCGTCAGCAGATGAACTCTCTCACTGCTTTCATCGACGTGGGCCAAGTGTATGGGTCGGACGAGACCAAAGCTCGCTTCCTCCGTAACCTCACCGCGGACGACGGCCTCCTAAAGGTCAACACAGAGCACAGTGACAACGGCCGCGAGCTCCTGCCCTTCGCCAACATGAGCGCCAACATGTGTGCCACGCGAGCACACATGACTGGCAACAGCAGCGTCGAGGAGGTGCCTTGCTTTCTGGCTG GCGATGAACGCTCCAACGAAAACATCGCTCTGACCACTctacacacactgatgctgcgTGAGCACAACCGTCTGGCACGTGCCCTGTCCGCTCTCAACCCTCACTGGAATGGAGAGACCATCTACCAGGAGGCCCGAAAGATCATGGGCGCATTCTTCCAG GTTATTACCTTCAGAGACTACCTGTTCCACATCGTTGGTCCTGACTTCATTGCAAGGCAGCTGTCCACCTATCCTGGTTATGATGAGAACGTGGACCCCAGCATTGCCAATGTGTTTGCCACCGCTGCGTACCGCTTTGCTCACCTGATGGTCCAACCCTTCATGTTCCGTCTCAACGAGAATTACGAGGAGCACAGAGATTTCCCAAGTCCGCTGCTGCACAGGGCCTTTTTTGCACCATGGAGGATCATCTTTGAAG GTGGTCTGGATCCAATCCTGAGGGGGCTGGTGGGTCGCAGGGCCAAACTGAACACACAGGAGCACATGATGCCTGATGAGCTGCGGGACAAACTGTTTAAATTCTCCTCTGAGTTGGCTTTGGATTTGGGGGCTCTCAAcatgcagagaggcagagatcATGGACTCGCTG GCTACAACAAGTGGCGGGGGTTCTGTGGACTCTCGAAGCCAAAGAATCGAGCTGAGCTGGCCGAGGTTATGAACAACACCGTTCTGGCCGATAAACTTATGGATCTGTATGGCACGGTTGAAAACATTGACGTATGGCTGGGAGGAGTGGCTGAGCCGTTTGTCAATGGAGGAAGAGTGGGACCCCTGTTTGCCTGCCTGATTGCCACTCAGTTCCAGAGGATTCGTCAGGGAGACCG AATGTGGTGGGAGAACGATGGAGTATTCACTGATGCTCAGAGGAGATCCCTGAGGGACACGTCCCTTGCCCGTATCATCTGCGACAACACTGGCATCACTGATGTGCCTACGAGACCATTCCAGTACCGGCCTCGTGGGACTGGTTACAACCAGTGCAAGGACATCCCTGCCTTTGACCTCAGTCCATGGAAGGACAACA AATCCTCATCAGGATCAAGAGAATCAG AAGCCAAAAGATCACCTGTTGTAGCAGCTCCAATGCACAAAGAGGTCAAAGTTGCTTTCTCCGTACGACTTGGCAACAACTTCCCTGAAGCCGGTAAACCCATCCCGTTCCACGAGGAGATCTACAATGGACAGAAGAGCTATAACATAGAGACCGGCATTTTTACCTGCAAGGAACCAGGTGTTTATGAGTTTCAGTTCCACTGCATGATCTACCAGAACGCTGGCAACGTGGATCTCATGCACAACGGCAAGCTGGTCCTGCACTCGTTCACCACGCGGCAGTCTGGCTACATCACAGCCAGCGGCAATGTGTACATTAAGCTAAAGCAGGGAGACGAGGTCTTCCTGCTCGCCAACTATGGCGGCAACGGCCTGACCAGCGACAGCTTCTTCTCAGGACATCTGCTGTTCACCGAGTAA